One Nicotiana sylvestris chromosome 12, ASM39365v2, whole genome shotgun sequence genomic window carries:
- the LOC138883203 gene encoding uncharacterized protein gives MSSHSCLTLMNDIVHSTLKANLIGTELMGRISLLEKKTRESEKSIHEAEEIAKRAQLEADNWKDQFENAQGTIEELQEGRNHLEQQKRSLTSELAVAKASSSQFEKDKEHLECCFSEQLSKSSEEFRELKALLYKKEEYAGELVQNLTQVQANLKISSDKVHALESSHASLEASLDSHLAEHQASQENFDLDSELAKVLETIERTQQSFDFPSPAIEAPVAKEPVNDEAVVVAVEVEDVAIPASEGEISTTQSMEAETSVTLAPLVEPNTSSPAETALVAASSEVVTVPVVVSENEINIATSDVPTPLVTS, from the exons atgagcagtcacagttgcttaactctgatgaatgacatagttcattctactttgaag gctaacctcattggtacagaattgatgggaagaatttcccttctggaaaagaaaactcgtgagtctgaaaagtctatccacgaggctgaggaaatagctAAGAGAGCCCAGCTAGAAGCAGATAATTGGAAAGatcagtttgagaatgctcagggaacCATAGAAGAATTGCAAGAGGGTAGAAatcacctggagcagcaaaagcgaAGTCTGACTTCTGAGCTAGCAGTTGCCAAAGCTTCTTCAAGTCAATTTGAAAAAGACAAGGAGCACCTTGAATGTTGCttttcagaacaattatcaaagtcAAGTGAAGAATTCAGAGAACTTAAGGCACTCTTGtacaagaaagaagaatatgcaggagaattaGTGCAGAACTTGACTCAAGTTCAAGCTAATTTAAAGATCTCCTCTGACAAAGTACATGCCTTAGAaagttctcatgcctcccttgaagcttcccttgattctcatttagctgaacatcaa gccagtcaagaaaactttgactTAGACTCAGAGTTGGCCAAAGTTTTAGAGACCATTGAAAGAACCCAAcaatcatttgactttccttctcCAGCAATTGAAGCTCCCGTGGCTAAGGAACCTGTAAATGACGAAGCCGTTGTTGTGGCAGTTGAAGTTGAAgatgttgcaattccagcttccGAGGGTGAAATTTCGACGACTCAGTCTATGGAAGCTGAAACTTCCGTGACTCTTGCTCCCCTCGTTGAACCTAACACTTCAAGCCCAGCTGAAACCGCTcttgttgctgcttcttcagaagttgtcACCGTGCCTGTGGTTGTTTCtgaaaatgaaattaatattgcaacttctgatgtgccaACCCCTTTAGTGACTAGTTAA
- the LOC104219593 gene encoding E3 ubiquitin-protein ligase AIRP2-like: MEMINYQLGMSSYQDSLKVLEADIQHANTLAAAIPREKGGARLQMKLAYSGLAPVFLFLLRWIDSSCTCLLPGYLNLFHVLIYKVHTDGRPKISRHGRRATISDFYGVILPSLQQLHSNLVELDSSKVVNHGIGSSQKKVKGDSKFANIEAEREDECGICLEPCNKMVLPNCCHSMCINCYRDWNTRSESCPFCRGNLKRVKSRDLWVLTCNEEVVDPETVSKEDLVRFYLYVNSLPKDSPDALFLMYYEYLI, encoded by the exons ATGGAGATGATTAATTATCAGCTTGGAATGAGTTCTTATCAAGATTCTTTAAAAGTTCTTGAGGCTGATATTCAGCATGCCAATACTCT GGCTGCTGCAATTCCAAGAGAGAAGGGAGGAGCGCGTCTTCAAATGAAACTGGCATACAGTGGATTGGCTCCTGTGTTTCTGTTTTTGCTCCGTTGGATAGATAGTTCGTGCACATGCTTGCTTCCCGGTTATCTAAATCTCTTTCATGTCCTCATTTACAAG GTACATACAGATGGGAGACCAAAGATATCCAGACACGGAAGGAGAGCAACTATTAGTGACTTTTATG GTGTTATACTTCCATCACTACAGCAGCTACATTCTAACTTGGTGGAGCTGGACAGTAGTAAAGTTGTAAATCATGGCATAGGAAGTTCTCAGAAGAAAGTGAAAGGAGACTCTAAATTTGCCAACATCGAAGCTGAGAGAGAAGATGAATGCGGAATATGCTTAGAGCCTTGTAACAAAATGGTCCTACCGAATTGCTGCCATTCGATGTGCATTAATTGCTATCGTGATTG GAATACAAGATCAGAGTCCTGCCCCTTTTGCCGTGGTAATTTGAAGAGAGTTAAGTCTAGAGACTTGTGGGTCCTCACCTGCAATGAAGAAGTTGTTGATCCAGAGACTGTTTCCAAAGAGGATTTAGTGCGTTTCTATCTATATGTTAACAGCCTGCCTAAGGATTCTCCTGATGCACTGTTCTTGATGTATTATGAATACCTAATATGA